The DNA segment ATCGAGTGCGTCACGCAGGCCGTCGCCGAGGAAGTTCAACGAGAACAGCGTCAGCCCCAGCGCCAAGCTGGGAAAGACAAACAGCCACCAATAAATTTTCAGCGGCGAAATGACGCGGAAGCCTTGATTGGCCAACAATCCCCACGATACCGCCGGGGCTTGCACACCCAGGCCCAAAAAAGACAAAAACGCTTCGAACAGCATGACCTGCGGAATGGTGAGGGTGAGATACACAATCACGATGCTAAACACGTTGGGCACCAAATGACGGAAAATAATCCGCCACCTGCCGGCGCCGATCGTGCGGGCCGCTTCGACAAATTGCTCGTGTTTCAGCGAAATGACTTGCCCACGCACTACGCGGGCCATGGTGAGCCAGTAAATGGCTCCGACGACAAAGAAAAAAATGGTGATGCGGTCGATGCCGATTTTTTCGAGCTGCGATTTAATCGAATCTTCGCCCAAAATTGTCACCAAGAAAATCACGACGAAAATAAACGGGATGGAATACAACACGTCGACCAACCGCATCATCATGTTGTCCACGCGGCCGCCGAAATAACCGGCGATGG comes from the Pirellulales bacterium genome and includes:
- a CDS encoding ABC transporter permease, encoding MPDTSSELNRYATLLKEAEQIHGVSLARDAWRRLRRNRVAVASLAFLLVISGLAFLTPLLPLQSPYAVDTSISFASPTARPLWIESIKVDQPSTADNAPAADWVNKQFGDINGFNRWLVKLRIKLFGKWSLNSLMGRDELGRDLLARLFWGARISLIVGLVATLVSLAIGVSYGAIAGYFGGRVDNMMMRLVDVLYSIPFIFVVIFLVTILGEDSIKSQLEKIGIDRITIFFFVVGAIYWLTMARVVRGQVISLKHEQFVEAARTIGAGRWRIIFRHLVPNVFSIVIVYLTLTIPQVMLFEAFLSFLGLGVQAPAVSWGLLANQGFRVISPLKIYWWLFVFPSLALGLTLFSLNFLGDGLRDALD